The Capra hircus breed San Clemente chromosome 11, ASM170441v1, whole genome shotgun sequence genomic interval ACTCCTGAGTATTCATCTTAAAGAAGTGAGAGTTCATGTTCACATAACAgtctgtacacaaatgttcatagcagctttacttGTAGTTGTAAACATACTGAAAATAACCTAGATGTCTTACATGgagtaaacagaaaaacaaacttgaTGACATCTATAtgtggaatcagttcagttcagtcgctcagttgtgtccgactctgagaccccatgaattgcagcacgccaggccttctgtccatcaccaactcctggagttcactcagactcatgtccatcgagtcagtgatgccatccaaccatctcatcctctgtcgtccccttctcctcctgcccccaatccctcccagcatcagagtcttttccagtgagtcaactcttcacatgaggtggccagagtactagagtttcagctttagcatcattccttccaaagaaatcccagggccgatctccttcagagtggactggttggatctccttgtagtccaagggactctcaagagtcttctccaacaccacagttcaaaagcatcaattcttcgtcgctcagctttcttcacagtccaactctcacatccatacatgaccactggaaaaaccatagccttgactagacagacctttgttggcaaagtaatgtctctgcttttgaatatgctatctagcttggtcataactttccttccaaggagtaagcgtcttttaatttcatggctgcagtcaccatctgcagtgattttggagccccaaaaaataaagtctgacactgtttccactgttttcccatccatttgccatgaagtgatgggaccagatgccatgatcttcgttttctgaatgttgagctttaagccaagcttttcactctcctctttcactttcatcaagaggcttttgagttcctcttctctttctgccataagggtggtgtcatctgcatatctgaggtgattgatatttctcccagcaatcttgattccagcttgtgcttcttccagcccagcatttctcatgatgtactctgcatagaagttaaatagtgGAATACTgcttagcaataaaaaggaatgaactgtgGGTacatacaacaacatggatggatcttgagggcattaagctgagtgaaaaagccagcttcaCAGGGTTACATATTACATAATTCCATTTAGATAACACTCTTGACATAGCAAAATTATAATGATGGAGAATAAATTAGTGGTTTCCAGCAGTTTGGGTTTATGGAAGGACATGACTATTTAGGGATTGCACAAAGGACTTTATACTGATATTATTGAACTATTTTTGCAACAGTTCTAACCCCAATTATAGTGACAATGAAATCTAATCTGCACGTATGATCAGTTTCGTAAAACTGTGCAGATACCCTAAGAAAGGAAAAGTGATGAAATCTAACCAAGCTGTGTAGCTGATTTAGTAGGTTACATGGATGTCTGTTTCAGGGTTTGGTCATGTGCCATTCTTGTTCACTGTGTTCTTACTGAGGGAAACTGGGTGAGAGCATGCAGGAGAACTCTCTGTACTGTGTTTACAGCTTCTTGTCGACCTAAGCAATTTCAAAATGGAAAGTTACAAAAAATTAAACTATGGTATATTCAGGTAATGAAATACCATTCAATAGtttaagaaaataagttttcaagccatgaaaagacatggaggaagaaCCTTCAATACATATTACTAGGTGGAAGAAGCCaatcatacagtatatacagGCTGTATACTCTGTAATTCTAATTGCATAACATTCTAGAAAAAGcagaactatggagacagtaagaaAATCAGTGCTTGCCAGGGTAGGGGAGAGGGACAGATGAATAGAGTAGGTGGAATGCAGTATTTGGGGGACAGTGAAACTACCCTGTGTCATACTGTAATGGTGGGTGCATGTCTTTATGCAGTTGTCCAAACTCAGAATGCTAGCACCAAGAATGAACCCTAATAagaactatggactttgggtaatgatgtgtcagtgtaggttcatcagtagTAACAAACACAGCACTTCGGTAGAAGATGTTCATAATGGAGACTATGCAAATTAATGCAAGTAGGATCCGTATGGGAAGTTTCTATATCTTCTGCTCACTTCTATTGTGAACCTAAAGcttctctgaaaaaataaaaccagaaaaagtTAACTTGAGTCAGAAATAAACATTGAAaagcaaattgaagaaaatatatgCAGCCATTATTAAAGacagcattttcattttatttataaagaactcctacaaatcCACAAGGCAAGTCCTGAGTCCCCAGTGAACTAGAAGGAGAGTCTAAGAGAACAAGCAAGTGCCCCAAGAGAGAATCTTATAGATGTACTTTTGTAagtgtttatttgaaattttatggAATCCTCAGATTCAGTAATGTGCTATCAATGCCCTTGGAAACATACACTGtaaaaggtgttttgttttggtttcttttgccATTATATTATAGCTGTGTAATCTTAcctaagataaaaataattggtttttttttttagttttttttaaattatttaatttttaattgaaggataattgctttacagaaaaatagtttaaaaataaaaagcagagcacTGTAAATTTACACTGTTTTGAAGTTTCTTTGAGAGAATTCTGAATGACTTTGTTATATGTAATCTGTTccctaaaaaaaaatctttttttttcccaggtgTAAATTAAGTATTTGAAAGCAATTGAACGATGGAGCCAGACATCATTCGAATGTACTCTTCATCCCCACCACCACTAGACAATGGAGCTGAGGATGATGATGACGATGAATTTGGGGAATTTGGTGGGTTTTCTGAAGTTAGCCCTTCTGGTGTAGGGTTTGTTGATTTTGATACACCAGATTACACTCGTCCCAAGGAAGAGTTTGTACCTTCAAACCATTTTATGCCAATTCATGATTTCTCAGAAAATGTAGATAGCCTTACAAGCTTTAAGTCCATTAAAAATAGTAACGATAAGGACATCACTGCTGAACTTTCTTCTCCTGTGAAAGGACAGTCTGATGTTTTACTTTCTACCACCAGCAAAGAAATAATTTCATCTAAAACTTTAGATACTTCCATTGATGGCATAGAAAGTCCACGAGATTTAAATAAAGAAGTGGAGCAGAGACAGAATGTTGGAACACCTGAAAGTTTCTCTCCAGGAGATTTTAGAACTGATCTGAATGTTGTTCATCAGAACAAGCAGTTAGAGAGCTGCAATGGTGAAAAGCCTCCTTGTCTGGAGATTCTAACAAATGGGTTTGCAGTGTTGGAAACTGTAAATCCTCAGGGAACAGATGATCTGGACGCTGTAGCTGATTCAAAAGGACGAAAGCCTGTTAGCACTCATAGTACTGAGTATAATTTAGACTATGCACCTAGTCCCGCTGAGGAATTTGCAGATTTTGccacattttccagaaaagaaaggaTACAACTAGAAGAAATAGGATGTGCAGTTTTAAATGATGAAGCACTAACCAttcaggaaaacaataaaattaacagAGTCAATGAACTCAATTCTATAAAAGAAGTTTCTTTGGATAGAAGCTTTGATGATAAAGGAGACACTGCTAGAAAGGATCAGGTTTGTGTTTCAGAAATAAGCATAGCAAGTGACAGGGGTTTCAGCAGGGGAAAGCAAGGCCTTCCCACATTGCAACAAGATGAATTTTTCAATTCAAGGGTTCAGTCAGAGGCTTGGAGTTTGGCAGACCCAGCTGAAAATTCAGAAGCCAGTAGGAGAGAACAATGTAAAGCTGAGGAAAATCTTGATTTATTCACTTCTAAATGTGCTGACCTGTGCATAGTTTCTACTAAAACTTTGGATGCAGATGACGAAGTTGGttcttccaaagaagaaattAGAGGGTTTACTGActcccagagcctcagctttGATCCtacagaagaaaatgttttggATGATTCTGTGAGTGTAAAAAATGATGATAGTAGTAATGACTTTGTGACTTGCAACGATACCATTGAGGATGATTTTGGTGACTTTGGCACAGCCAGTGGCACAACTCCACCTTTTGTTACTGCTGGTACACAAGATTCAATGAGTGATGTCACTTTTGAAGAGTCCTCAGAGCACTTTCCACATTTGAGTGAACCAGGTGATGACTTTGGAGAATTCGGGGAATCAAATACTGTCTCTTGCCAAGAGGAAATTGTATTTTCTGAGTCAGACCTAAAACAGACTTCTGGTAGTTTATCAGAGGGATGCAGTTTGGCAAGAAAACCTACTGGGACAGGCACTGAACCTATTTCAAAACTGGAAATTGGGCAAGAAGGTGAGTTTGGAGACTTTGATTCTGTGCCAGATATTCAAGATGACTGCAGTGCTTTTCAAGACTCGGATGATTTTGCGGACTTCAGTTCAGCTGGTCTTAGCCAGGTTGTAGATTGGAATGCTTTTGAGGATGGACAGAAAGATAGCTGTTCCTGGGCTGCTTTTGGAGACCAGCAAGCCACTGAATCTCATCATCGAAAGGAAGCCTGGCAGTCGCATAGGACAGATGAAAAGATTGATGCTCCAGGAACCCCCAAAGTGCACAGTGTCTCCTTAGCAGCTTCCAAAGGAGCAGTTGCTGGTGGTCATTTACACGAAACAACCACTTCAGTTCAGGtatttactgatttttctctattttgtatAACAGTGCTGTGGAGGTCTCTAATTTAGCTTttcaaaaagcattttttaattgggtcccTGTTAAAGGAGTCTCTTTATGATACATAATGTTTGCCAGATTTGTAGATTAGTTACATGTTTCACAATCACTTGATTAACTTTAAAGAGACATTCCTATAATAATGCTTGGTAagatttttctttatctgtttctttaatatttatagaaattcATCGACTTAGTTTTTTGGTAGGTATAAATACCACTTATGTaaaaattcattaattagctAATGAACTATTCAAGCAAATCCTTCAGTTTCTACCTTAAGAGTGATTTTACAAGGTTAAACTAAGATTTAAGCTTCAGAAAGTAATCTCTTAATTTTGTCTAGGACAAATTTTGATTGCAGACAAGAGCAAGCAGAATTTGAAACCTGTCTGCTGAAGGCTATAGGGACTTGAAGGTTAGAGAAAGGATTTAAAGAAAGCAGATTTGGGCCTCAGAGTTTAATAGCTAATAAAAGACCTGGGGTGAGGCTGTGAGATAGATTAAGGGTTAGACCTAAAacaagaaggcttccctggttgctcagatggtaaagaatctatctgcaatgcaggagaccagtgttggatccctgggttgggaagattcccctggagaagggaatggcaacccactccagtattcttgcctgggaaatcccatggacagaggtgcctatggggtcacagagagtaggacacaactgagggttAGACCTAGGACAAGAAACAGCCATACCTTGACTTAATGTGACTGTTTATTTGCTTATAATTTCGTGCAAATGTATGTTTATGTTTACTTTCTTAGGGATTAGCCTTGTCAGGGAGAATATTTTTACCCCTTAGCCCTTGTCCTTTATCTTTTTCTGGTCCAGACTTTCAGAGAAGATTCATTAAGGTTTATTTTGACCTGAAGTAGCCCCTAAAGTAGAGGTGCAGTATGTTATTCAGATTGTTCTGCAGTCCTGAGTTGTACCCTGTGCTACATTTAACCTTTCCTCAACCCTAGGAGTGTAGAATAGAGCATTTCCTTGAAAATCATTGCTTTTTATTGATACGTGTATTATTACCAAGTATTAACTTGGTCCACCAGCCTATTTTAAAGATACTGAGAATAAGAATCAACAAAATCTGATTCTTCAGTTATCTTTTGCTAAGCAAACCATTTTCaattgaaaatatttctgaagtCTGGTTAATTTAAATGGTTATACATCATTGCTTTGATAGCTCTAATACATTAAGATGTTATAGAAATTATGGTACCACCCATTGGAGTGTACAACAAATCACTTTTCATTTGATATTGAGTGTCTGAACAGCTTAATTTGCTAATTCAGTTATTACATGGTTTGGCTAATGTGTATTATTCTTGTTGAATAATTCATTATTGAGGCAGAAGCTtacaattttaaacaaaaagtgAATTAATTATATAACACAAAGCAAAGACTATTGGTTTTTGACCTAATCCTTTCCCTGTTTACTTTCATCTTACTAGAGTATAGGTTGACACTGGTATTGGATGGTCTTTAAATTATAGCCTTAGAACTTGAAACATCATCATTATATAATGAATCTTTAAAGTATAACCActtaaaaaaggatttttttgCAACCTATGAGCTGATTAAAGTTATTTATGTGTAATTTGATAACTAGATATACTAGGAGGAAATAAAGTACATGGGCTTTATGGAATCTTACAGATCTTAGTTCGAATCTTGACTCAGTGCCGTATAACATTATGATTTTGGACAAACTACTTCTGAACTCAGTTGTCTGTAAAAAGGAGATAATATCTATAGCAGCAGACTTTTGTGAAGATAAAAGGACAGTAAATCTTTTAATGAGTgaaaaaaatacactgaaaaataAGAATCTTGTAGTatgattctgttttgtaaaaataaaacacaaatgatATAGATATAGCAGGATGCATTGACTTCCTGAGATTTGTCTGGTTCCATTCTCAAGCTTTTCTTTTTGCTGAATGGGTTATGCAAAATGAGCAGAACTTGGAGATGGATGTTGGAAAGGAGAAACTGCTGAAAGTGGGGCTAGAAGAGGAATTTGGAGAGGAATTGAGTTGGGGAGATGGAAAGTGACTTTCATCCTTATCCTGCTATCATGAAGGAGGCCTGTGACCTGTAGTTTCTTCCTTTGTCAGAATCTGCTGAAATGCACATTAATCTAGTTCTCTTAGAGAGGGATAGATTTACTAATATTTATCTTAAAATCTTTATCCTAGCTGCTACCATGTAATGGGGGACAGCACAGAAATCCTCACATATTAATGTAAgcattagttgtttttttttaattgtaagttTAAAACTTTGATTGTAGATTGAATCTTACCAAGATACAGCGATTCTGTCCTGAACAGAGTACCATCAAATTGTACTTTGAGAGAATGTTGTGAGAGTCTATTAGAATTCAGAGCTCAGTTAACCAATTAAGCAAACACAGGGAACAGTTCATTGTTTGTGAAGTCAGACAAATGGTATAGTAGTTGTTTCaaatttctttgacttttcactaTGTATGTGACATTGGCCAGGTccctattttcagtatttttctattttcagtctACCAAAGGGATAtcttaacattttaatgaaatatctTCCCTAGATTGAGACAATCAATTATTGCAACCTTATTGCAATAATTTGTTACTTAGGGAAGAGTCTAGAAAAAACTCTCAAATTTCTAAAATGTTCCTAGTCAACCCAATTCTCAAATGTGATTCCAGTAAGCCTCAGAGGGTTCAGGCCTTGATGTAAAAATCATAATGGCCATTTATTGAGAAATATTCTTCCCcctcagtgaatttttttttttctgagaacccagagttcagtttattcatttttctgttaACATTCTTATAAATTgtagagaaaagcaaattagTGATGTCTCTAGTATACGAATTGGAAAAAGGTCAAAACTATTTTTCACTTTTGGGGCTAAGatttgaacaaaataaaatgacaataataaaaatcTCCTTACTTTGAAAGCAGTGTTTTTTCAAAAGACCATTATGTGTATtgttttaacagttttattttttgtaatctGTTAATGTTCTAGAAAGGAACCTTGATTGAAATAGTCAAGATGCTTTTTCCTAGATATATGATAAAGGCAGTAATGTCATGAACACTGCATTAAACCCTGAgcttttgtaaaaattttaaaatgttgctcTGGGTGTTATTTGAGAATTTAGGTAATTGGGGTAAGTAATCTCTTTATATTAATTGGCTATAGAAAAGGAAGCTAtgaatcattttcttttattagcCGTCTAATTGATAACACTACTGGGAAAATGTTATTAGAAGAAGATTTATCTTGAGAGCTTTAAAAATTGAATGtcccaaaaatgaaaaagaagagaatcacTAATACTTTGGCTTATGTTATTTTGAGATTCAGTTATTGGTTTGCTTAGCAGAGTCAGCATTCTCTTACTGAGTGTAATGACATATTCACCTTCGTTTATTTAATCACCTGCCTGAGATTTGTGCAGGTTTTCCTTTCTGTTGGTGAACACTTAAACTTATGACTGAAAACATAAGTAAGCAACAAAACAAATTAAGTAGTCAAAAGGTACAACCTTCCAATTAGAAATAAATCAGTCCTagagatataatgtacagcatggtgatcaGTTAGTAATACTGCATtttgtatttgaaagttgctaagagagtagttcttaaaagttctcatcacaagaagagaaaaatatgtgactatggtgatcattttgtagtaTATACATATGTTGAACTATTCATATGAAACATAATATTATAAGTCAATAACATctcaatttgaaaagaaagaaattgagatTTTAGGCCTTATAGCTCTTTGCTTGCTTGAAGTATTTGGACAGCAATTACTTTTATTTCCGTCAGAAAATTTGAAATTCTGGTCTTTAATTCCAAAATAGAAATACTTTATTAGATTTTTCCAGAAATTGTACAAAAGCAGCAAACCATCTTTTTAGAGCAGAGGGAATTGGTTACTCTTCTTAATATAGCTTGAAGTTAGGGATTGATAAGTATACAATTGTAGATTGTACTTGATATCTTACTTAATATTTAATGATGGTAAGGCATAAGATATCCTCTTAAATGGAAGATTAAATTGCCCGGTGGATTTTATGTTTCTTCTAAACTTCCACTTAAGAACAAGACCTAATGCTATCAATATTAAAACTGTTGACACGATCAACTACTGTTtgtaaggaagaaagga includes:
- the AFTPH gene encoding aftiphilin isoform X1, encoding MEPDIIRMYSSSPPPLDNGAEDDDDDEFGEFGGFSEVSPSGVGFVDFDTPDYTRPKEEFVPSNHFMPIHDFSENVDSLTSFKSIKNSNDKDITAELSSPVKGQSDVLLSTTSKEIISSKTLDTSIDGIESPRDLNKEVEQRQNVGTPESFSPGDFRTDLNVVHQNKQLESCNGEKPPCLEILTNGFAVLETVNPQGTDDLDAVADSKGRKPVSTHSTEYNLDYAPSPAEEFADFATFSRKERIQLEEIGCAVLNDEALTIQENNKINRVNELNSIKEVSLDRSFDDKGDTARKDQVCVSEISIASDRGFSRGKQGLPTLQQDEFFNSRVQSEAWSLADPAENSEASRREQCKAEENLDLFTSKCADLCIVSTKTLDADDEVGSSKEEIRGFTDSQSLSFDPTEENVLDDSVSVKNDDSSNDFVTCNDTIEDDFGDFGTASGTTPPFVTAGTQDSMSDVTFEESSEHFPHLSEPGDDFGEFGESNTVSCQEEIVFSESDLKQTSGSLSEGCSLARKPTGTGTEPISKLEIGQEGEFGDFDSVPDIQDDCSAFQDSDDFADFSSAGLSQVVDWNAFEDGQKDSCSWAAFGDQQATESHHRKEAWQSHRTDEKIDAPGTPKVHSVSLAASKGAVAGGHLHETTTSVQTALLNRLERIFEACFPSIFVPDTEEEVTSLKHLLETSTLPIKTREALAESGELLDVWTELQDVHDAHGLRYQWGGSHSNKKLLCSLGIDTRNILFTGNKKQPVIVPMYAAGLGMLEPTKEPLKPLSAAEKIASIGQTTTMSPEMNTCTSDQFQESLPPVQFDWSSSGLTNPLDASGGSTLLNLDFFGPVDDSSSSSSTTIPGVDPELYELTTSKLEISTSSLKVTDAFARLMSTVEKTSTSTRKPKREEHLSEEAIKVIASLPDLTFMHAKVLMFPTTLTPSTSSQEKADG
- the AFTPH gene encoding aftiphilin isoform X2; the encoded protein is MEPDIIRMYSSSPPPLDNGAEDDDDDEFGEFGGFSEVSPSGVGFVDFDTPDYTRPKEEFVPSNHFMPIHDFSENVDSLTSFKSIKNSNDKDITAELSSPVKGQSDVLLSTTSKEIISSKTLDTSIDGIESPRDLNKEVEQRQNVGTPESFSPGDFRTDLNVVHQNKQLESCNGEKPPCLEILTNGFAVLETVNPQGTDDLDAVADSKGRKPVSTHSTEYNLDYAPSPAEEFADFATFSRKERIQLEEIGCAVLNDEALTIQENNKINRVNELNSIKEVSLDRSFDDKGDTARKDQVCVSEISIASDRGFSRGKQGLPTLQQDEFFNSRVQSEAWSLADPAENSEASRREQCKAEENLDLFTSKCADLCIVSTKTLDADDEVGSSKEEIRGFTDSQSLSFDPTEENVLDDSVSVKNDDSSNDFVTCNDTIEDDFGDFGTASGTTPPFVTAGTQDSMSDVTFEESSEHFPHLSEPGDDFGEFGESNTVSCQEEIVFSESDLKQTSGSLSEGCSLARKPTGTGTEPISKLEIGQEGEFGDFDSVPDIQDDCSAFQDSDDFADFSSAGLSQVVDWNAFEDGQKDSCSWAAFGDQQATESHHRKEAWQSHRTDEKIDAPGTPKVHSVSLAASKGAVAGGHLHETTTSVQTALLNRLERIFEACFPSIFVPDTEEEVTSLKHLLETSTLPIKTREALAESGELLDVWTELQDVHDAHGLRYQWGGSHSNKKLLCSLGIDTRNILFTGNKKQPVIVPMYAAGLGMLEPTKEPLKPLSAAEKIASIGQTTTMSPEMNTCTSDQFQESLPPVQFDWSSSGLTNPLDGVDPELYELTTSKLEISTSSLKVTDAFARLMSTVEKTSTSTRKPKREEHLSEEAIKVIASLPDLTFMHAKVLMFPTTLTPSTSSQEKADG